TTCTCACTTTCCCAAATCACCACCATCATGTGCAAGATTCCTGTGTTACTCATATGCGACCTCAGCAAAGTGATCTTGCCAAAGTTTCAATTTTTAGCATCCAAAGGTGCTTCTCCTTCTGACATTGTATTGAAAGTGATGGAGGAAGGGTGGTGATGGTAATGGTGGTAATGGAGTGTTGATAGGATTTGAGATTGGAGAAGTGATGATGAGaagtaaaattaaaagttaGAGTGAAGTTGTTGTTGTTTATGGCTGTGACAGTGGAGAAGGAGGAAGATGAGGCTGACGGTTGGTGACGGTGGCTGTGATGATGGTGTTGGTGAAAGAAGTggtaaaattgataaaaaaaataaagagagggTTGAAATTTGCTGAAAGGGGTATTGAGATTAGGGTTGGAAAAATGATAATTTGGAATTTTTAGGTATTGAGATTAGGGTTTTTAGGCAATGGAGGTGTTTGAGAtttgagaaagaagagagtagggGTTGAAGATAATGGTGAGGGTAATTctggaattttattaaaaagtcaacaTAAATTTAGGATTTGGGTACTTTTGTCGTACGAAATCCATCTTTGATAGATACAACGTTAGTTTCCTTCTTTAATGGATACTTTTGTTAACGTTCGTAAAGtttatgggtacaaatggttatttttcttttccaaaaTAAATAGATGAAAAAGAAGCCATCATAGAAACATAATATTCAAACCAAGGAGAAAAGAAAACTCCATGGTCTCACAACATCATTTCAATAACATTTTACTTAGCAGCAGCTTTAGCAGTAACCCATTTTTGTCGAAGAGCCTTACAAAACAAAGCAAGCTTGTCAATCTCTGGAAGAGTTCCAGTCACAGCTGAATTCGCAATAAAATTCGTAGCCCAATTCACCAACCCTGGAAACTTGTCGTTGGCGAGGACCTTCTTTCCATTCATCTCCTCTAACACACGTAGAGAAGGCAAGAAGCTCCCAAAGACAATGTCAACGAGTCCAACCTTGCTCCCTCCAAAGAAGGGCTTTTCTTCACTGCATTTTCCAAATGCCTTTTCCAACTTCACAAGTATTTCTTCCTCCAATTGCTCGAAGTGTGGCTTCCTtttctcttcatcttcaaaaGCCATTAGAATGTTCCTCATGCAAAGTAATAACTACGTACACCCAAATTTAAATGCAAAAATAAATTGATGATTGAAAACCAAAGTTAAAAAGGAACAATAATATtaggaagacaaaaaaaaaaaaaatagttagaatttatcttatttaatattcattaattatcACAACActtaatgaatattaaataagacaAGTTATAACTGTTTTTAgttgattttcttttattattaccAAACATTTTCGAAAAGGGTCAGATATTCACACAAGTAGACTTAAATAAGCATTTAGTCTCTAAaagttatattttataatattattggctggatttttgtatattttatggTGATTTTGATTTAGCGAAATATTACCAGGTTAATATTTTTagtggaaaaaaaatttagctattattagtttaaacaaaaaaaatgttggtcacgtaatatttttctttgatttaaaGGTTTTTAGGAATAATAAATTTGATGATATCCTACTCACAAATCAATTTATAAATAAACATTTTTAATCTTAAACTATTTGTACTtatgataaacaaaaatatacacgaataataaaattcaatcaCTAAATCTGTCATTATATagtttcaaaaataataaatttaataatattttatttcaaaaataataaatttaataatattttatttacaaattaatttaaaaataaatatttaaaatttaaacagtCTATAGTTatgataaataaaaatgttCTACGAAcgcaaaaaaattaattaccaaATCAATCATCATATAATTGCGTATATTTATACATAGTATTTTAcacattttttaataaaataattagccattagaataatatatataaatgtcATAGTTTAATATTACAATCAAACATGTCATGCATAAGTAAATAATCTAACATTTTTACAAGCGTGTAATTAAATGTTTTCACGGACACAAAACAACCATTGTATAGCAACAATCATCTTTCATGTAATACACCAATCAACCGCTGTATAGGAATGCATTCTTTATGTTCATGAAAAAAAAGTTAACTATGGTGCGTCAAAACATTATTTGATTATtctatattataataattaatgtttGATTATCTTATATGTGAGACTTTTAATTATTCcagtaattaattatttattaaaaaatatataaaataacatgTACAGACATATATATAACAACTTATGTtttatgtgtatttatattttttaacgaGAAGTGCTAGGGGTCAATAATGTTTGTGATTTATAGTCATTAAGTAGTcattaatgatatttttaatagtgtaaAATTTTATCCAATAATATGaaattactcatttttcttttgttagttACATGTTGAccagaatttaataaaattaatggccttttaaattttttcttttttaattacaAAGAGATTTCTATTTTTTACTGGTCTTCTATTTAACCTTTTTTCggtaacttttttttcttttaaaattttaatttgaatcaaCTTCTTCCTACGTATACAATTAATGCAAATCGATAGGCCTTTAGAAAAAGAATTTTACTAGAAAATTAACTAGGAGTGAAATCAACTTCAACCTAACCAACTAGTTGAataagtgaaaaataaattcgttataaaaaaaaataacccCTCATTATCATAGTTTTTCgaatttcaaaataataaaaaaagaattaatttaCTTCGTTTATATTATAGTTGGCTTTTTAGACTTTTTCTTAAAAGAATActtacaaaaatttaaaatcacaCATGAATAATCTTAGAACAATAAGAATCACATTTAATCAAAAGGACATTTCATATTATAAATCCTTTATATAAAGAAAGAGATATATAAAGCACCTTATCATCAATGTATGAAACCCAGAATGTAGCAATTGCTCTGTCATAAGCATCTTGAGGAAGGATAGAAGGAGCATTGGACCAAACCTCATCAATATATTGAAGTATGATTAAGGATTCACATATGGGTTTGTCACCATGAATTAGAACTGGAATTTTCTTGTGCACAGGATTGGAACGAAGAAGAAGATCACTTTTGGAGTTCAAGTCCTCTTCAATGTTCTCATATTCCAATCCTTTAATGTTAAGTGCAATCTTCACCCTTGTCACAAATGGACTGAACCATCCACCCAAAAGCTTCAAGTCACTACTTTTTGCTTCCATCACTATTATTATTGAAAGGGTAAATTATTGAAACTGTGTTATCTATTAGGTTACCGCTCATCAAGGAAAGCGTaagtgtgtgtgtatatatatatatatatatatatatatatatataattaaaataaaaatatagaaaatataaataaaaaatatataaaataacagAAATATAATTAAGGCAGTCAAAATGTTATGGATATGTTAGACTTCAAACATtaaggaaaaaataaaataataagcaAAAGTGAATGTAAATGAAATGaatctaaaataaattaaatgttaTTTTAATACTAAAAGTAATATAAGACTGAAAgcaaattaaagaaaaagatgaatagaaatatttgataataaaaaaaatcagtcaaaaatagttataatttactttatttagtatttattaattactataacaattaatatataaatattaaataagataagttttgtctttttttttatttctttaatattattgtcctttttttatttctttcataatataaagataatttttttattttctccacTTCTTACCAGTTACTTTTAATACTAAAAAGTGAAAAATATATTAGAGAGGTGTATACAAAACatgatttatataatatttctctcaattttttttatttttatttggtaCAGATAgagaatttttaatatttttattttactctcCAATTTTTAAATGATAACTTATAcgattttttttagttttaaaagtaACATTTAGTTTATTTAGATTCATTTCATTTACATTAATTAActtttgattatttattttatttttttcttaatttttgaagtcAAACTTATCCATAACATTTTTGactatattaattatattttttctctaATTGTTTTCTTTCAAATGTTTCCATCCTCTTTATATTTAAAGAAggatatacataaaaaatatacaaaaatgaTATAAATATGTACTATttctctaaaataaataaataatattctaAAGTAAACATATATCTCTTAAAATGTAAAGATAATGAGAGAAATTTATCTTTAAAGTTTGACTTAAGTGACGGCCATTGAATAATGATGGAGTAAAGCTCCAAATTAGTCTTTAATTAAGATTGATATTGTACATTAAAATCGtcattaattatatttttaagattgtttgataaaaatatattatattagtccataacttattttttattcacaATATATTGGTGTGATTTTATGATATACATCATTAGTGACATGTGATTATACTATGATGCGACACATGTACTGTGCTTAAATAGTCCACAATATCAAGTCATCTCATCACAATAcacaattaacaaaaaataattagagACTAATGTGATATAATTTTGCAAATTTCAAAGATAtaattaatgtaatttaaattttaaaaacaattttaatctaTGTTACTATCAATCCTAGTGACCACTTTAAAATTGTAGTCGGTAATAATGGTGCCTAAAAATTTGTCTTTGTGTCAATCATTTCCAATAATGTCCAtgcaaataaatattttaaaatctaCTTCAtcactaaatataaaataaaataaattttgaaaaattgagaGATACAAACGCTTGAtgattttcatatttttattcaatattaaattatttctgGGATTGGTACCTTTAAGGGaattgtaaaaataaattaaattaagtaaaataaattgaaaagtatagttattatttttgaaaacataaAAGTAGTAAAGAAATTTCAACCAAtactaataatttattataaattatcaacaattctaataattataaattttatataataattatgatTCGCAAAAAATTATAGTAATTGTAGTAAATTTAAATAAGGACGTCGTTTAGTATTTAGTGGAGTTTCATCTTCTTTCATTTACAGCTTCACTCAATCACTCTCTATTTTTTAACCACTCAAAGAACGAAGAAAGAAGACAACGAAACTCCGATCAAAGGAAAGAAGACGATGTTATCATCGACAACACAGTGAGTAATGCGATTACATTCGTTGTCTGTGAGAGACTACCACCGCACCGTCATGGAAGACACTACCATCTGCGAGAGAGATAATTAATGTTTCCTTCAATGGGTTTCAGGTTGGCCTTTTTTCTTGCTAGTGCATGGTGGTAATGTTAGGATTTTGATtgattctctttgttatttggTTAATTTGTTACAAGTTGATTAAAATTTGTGtgctttattttctgttttttgtgttttgttattctgtattcttttttttaaaatctaagTGACGATAGATTGTGATGACCAAAGAAATAATACTACCCATGATTAATTGGCTATACTCGTTAATCCATGGATATGTGCAGAGTAATTTGACCAATTTGGCAATGCTGGTCAGTATAAAGCTTTTGTAAAAGGCaaggaaaaaaaatcaattatcatAAACAATATATGTGGGTAATACTAATTTATCAATTAACATGATTTTAGCTGATGACAACACCTCTACCCTTCCAGTTATCGTcgattcttcatcttttctctCAGTTTCTCTTGACTGGGAGGAGAAGACCGAGCCGAGACGCCCAAGCAAGGTGGTTTAGAGACTGACCTGCCCAAGCGCAGTTTTAGTTGGTGAAGCGTCGCCGATGAAGGGGTGCCTCCGCCATTCCTACGATCGTTGAttcttcctcttctctgtgTTTGTTTCGTTTGTTTTGAGTGAAGAGTAATGGGAGCTCAGGAAGTAAGAAACGACGTTGTTTTAAGCATAACCCACTATTACCACAAACGGCGTCATTTCACTTAACGCTACACGGGAAATAACGTTAACGGAATGGGTTAAACAGCTAACGGAAGGACAAACGCGACTTATGTTAAATCTTTCGgtgactaatttgattaaaaaaaattattcaggGATGAAAATGACGATCACGCGATCTTTTGGGGACCAATTTGACAATTAACCCATAATCTTAATCTTAAGATGACGGCGATCACCACGATGacgaatgatgatgaatgatgatggtTTTTTATAACCTAGAAAATAGGATTGAATTTagaacttttttttaatttgattactaaaataaattagGAAGAGAGTTGTTGTATTtgttaaaacaaaaatataagaGATAATTTATTTTTGCCTCTTAACGACAATTATAAAGACAGAATATGGTGTTTTTGGTTCTGCTAGGATTTTGCagataaattcttatttttaaaatcaacctTGTAGTGTGTCTTAGGTCCACTGTGGCAGCCTCGTCTACTTTTCATGAACAGAGTGGAAACCAGttagaggaagaagaagaacaaataatttattttgggGATGAAGACATTAAGGAGGGACTGGAGAAATACTCTAAAAGTCAAGTAGGGCGACTTTTGGCGGATCGACCATTCAGTGCAAGTACTCTAGAAGTGGCACTTCGATCAATATGGAGACAACCAGAGGATTTTAAAGTCCAAGATCATGGAGAtaatcttttccaatttttcttTGATGATGAAATTGAGCTACTCAGTGTGGAGAAATAAGCCCCTTggcttttcaaaaattatattctGAATATAAGGTGATGGAGTGAAGATATACAGATCATAGATTCAGAATTCTCCCATGTCCCTATATGCATACAACTATGAGATATGCTTGAACATTGCAAGACTATAGGGCTGGGGAGGAGAATTGGAGAGATGATGAAAAAAGTAATGGATGTAGGAATTTTTTCTGTGAGGGGTAAGGAGGAAAGAATTCTAAAAATACAAGTATTAATGAATATAACCaaacctctaaaataaaaactcAAGATGTCTGGCAGCAACAGTAAAATTATTGATCTTCACCTCAAATATGAGAGGATTGGTAATTTTGCTATTGTTGTAGGAGTATTAGGCATGAGGTTAGGGCATGTAATACTCATTTGAAGTAGATAGCGAAAGGAGAAACAAAGGATGAGGAATGGGGGGTATGGCTCAGAGCGGAATAGTTTGGATGGCGTTTGGagaaccaaaaagaaaatgaaaaccCAAATTACCCCAATATAGTGAGGGAGGAGAGAAAAAACAAAGGAAACCGATTCCAGTGAGCCTAATCAAAAGCTTTGCTAGTCTTTCTGTCCAAGAGGGGAACTCACAATGCAAAGGACAAGAGTATAAAGTACAAAGCAACTCCAAACTGCTAACACAAGAAGGGAATAAGGGGGAGACACAGGGAAGAAAGGAGATATTGGAGGAAAGAAGCTCTAGTATCGAAAATGCAACAACAATAGTTCAGATTACTACACAAGAAAACTTGTTCACATTTGGTGCAAAAGAGAGTGAAGGGAGACAGCAGGGAcctagaaaatagaatttaaagtaGTTGGCAAAGAAGACCCACACCCACAAATTCATTACAGGAGTTAAAGGAGGTCTGGAGGTTCAAGGGAAAGCTCTGCTGGAAAGAAGCAATGCCAAGATGATGTGGAAGAAGTGAATAAGGGGGAGGGTGCTACCCAACAATTGGCACCAAAGGAGGGATGAAGATAATGATGTGGAACTGTCGGAGTTTGAAAAAATCTCGGACAATTTACAACATAAAAAGGATTAACAAAACCCATTCCTCTAAGGTTTTATTCCTATGTGAAACAAAGAAAAACTCCTCGACTGTGGAATGTGTGTTATGGAGGTGTGGTTTCAATTCTATGTTTATGGTTGACCCAATCGGTATGGCGGGAGGTAGGGGTGTGCATAGGCCGGGTGAAATTGGGTTTGATGTGACTCAAACCCGACCCAAAATATATACCGGGCCTATTTATTAGACCCGAACCCGACCCTAAACCAGATAAAATTTATACACTTTTGGGCTACGATTATACCGGGTAAAAACTGGGTAAAAATCGGGCCGTTAACATTACATTACCTTGATACCTTCTTATAAGCTAGCAtgtgaaaatatccaaatttctaagactccaaccattatttgatatggtaaaattcacttagaaaaatataacaagaaccaactcttctctaaaattaaagcataaccataattaatactaatattgtctaataacaccaaatatttaaatcaatacaaataacacaatattatgcattagtctaaaatcttatgcattttaaacataaaacattaacttatagtcttataataacgaataacataaaatattaaggtttacaatacttaaattccacaGAAGAATAGCCATCAttcatcactaataacacaaaatattaattgtgtatgatgaccgggccATCGGGCTGAGTTCGGAAGACCCGAGCCATAGCCCGGACCCAACCCaaaataatgaccgggtctatttttgagacccttacccgACCTTAGACCCGGTGAAATCACACCAAAATAGCCCCTAAAGTGTTCGGGACCGGGCCGGATCTTTGGGCCGGGCCGGGGCGTGCACACTCCTAGCAGGAGGATACATAATTGCATGGAAAGAAGAAATTATAATGCAGATTGTGGAGCATGATTCCTTCTTTATTTACTTCGAAATGAAGGATAAGCAAGGCAAAATGAAATGGGAGGTGATAGGTGTCTACTTGCACACTGAAGAAGGTACAAGGGTGGGACAATTTAATAAAGTTATGAACGTTCTCAAGAGAAGGGGTGAGAGTATTATAGTCATGGGTGATTATAATGTAATCCGTTCCAATCATGAAAAAGAATGTGGCCAAATTAAGACTGCAACTTTCATCCAGCAGTTCAATGATTTTATCAATTCCGGGGGTTAGTAGACATGGGATACGAGGGTGATAAATTCACATGGAGTAATAGATAATTCAGAAGAAACTTTATTAGAGAAAGGCTGGACAAAGTCTTGGTTACGAATAGCTGGCGAACTAAATTTCCAGCGGCTGTTGTGAAGCATTTAGAGGACACAGGTTCTGATCATAGACCATTATTTCTCagtgatgagtttggaaaactccaaattaatatttgtgatgagcaaacattattaaaatatttaattgcaaaattattaattcaatCTTCATTAaacatatgttaattaataattttgtgatgcaggTTTTAATTGGGCCGGAAAATAAAATGTTGCTAGCCCAAATTAAAACCAACAATCAGCCTTGTTACATGTTTCCTTTCATGTGGCTGAATTGTTGTATTAAGGGCCAAGCTCAATGTTGTTGCAACTAAGCCCatatttgattttgatgaaaGCTTCCTATGCTTGATCCGAAACCAAATTTACCAGAAAAGCAAATGCTATAAATGGGCCAGCAATTGTGATAACAAGCCCAATTAAAGGTCTTGATATGAGACCAAAAATGCCTGGTccaaaattaaaaggaaatgGGGCACAATATTGTTTTATTCACTTAACAAAAGAAACCATTCCTTTGATTATATGCTGCATGCTTCAACGGACATCACCTTTATTCCTtgatggaattcaaattttattaaatggAGTTATTGCAGACCTTGGAACAATGAGAGAGAAATTGATTTGATGGGAATCACTATAATTAATGCTATACGCTATTCAAAGaaagggaagtaaaagcaatcTATCAATATGTTTCATTtcatttaattacttttactttaacttcacattctctctcatctctttctctcttctcttcggTCATGTCACAGCAACCATGGAAGCTACACTAAGCTAccaaaaggaaaaagaagaagctgcaTGCATCAAGGCCATCAAgttaatgatggcaagaaaaagaaaaccaaaaGTATGTTGTGGCTGAGATAATCACCAAATgtggtaagatttggtgaggtaatctcggatccttcatactcaaaaagaaagaagaagattcggccagcaaggtGAGATTCTTGGAGGCAGGGCTTgtctctgattctactcaaccaccacaggaagtagctagagtggcaaAGTGATGGAAGAGACAGAGATTGGTGCAGAagaagccatcatcatcatgaagcatcaagggccagaaatccatcttggagaggaagccaaggatggagcgctcggattgatgaagagtgatgaccaaggaa
The genomic region above belongs to Arachis stenosperma cultivar V10309 chromosome 5, arast.V10309.gnm1.PFL2, whole genome shotgun sequence and contains:
- the LOC130983225 gene encoding glutathione S-transferase U17-like, producing MEAKSSDLKLLGGWFSPFVTRVKIALNIKGLEYENIEEDLNSKSDLLLRSNPVHKKIPVLIHGDKPICESLIILQYIDEVWSNAPSILPQDAYDRAIATFWVSYIDDKLLLCMRNILMAFEDEEKRKPHFEQLEEEILVKLEKAFGKCSEEKPFFGGSKVGLVDIVFGSFLPSLRVLEEMNGKKVLANDKFPGLVNWATNFIANSAVTGTLPEIDKLALFCKALRQKWVTAKAAAK